Below is a window of Salvelinus fontinalis isolate EN_2023a chromosome 31, ASM2944872v1, whole genome shotgun sequence DNA.
atgcaTGCCATCCCCACTACTCTCTTTCCTGAGTTGTCACGCAGTTTCTCGTTGATAGGAAAATTAAGACAAGAGACGTTTTGGTAACACTTTCTATGAGCCACTGGCTTATAGGGTCTTATAAGGAACCATGAGCTTTTTTTATAGTGTGTGATTATTACAAATGCAtctactgtgtagtgtgtatgtatttaTAAAGGGTGTTAATAGGAGCTTTGAGATGTGATGAAGCAACTTTAGGGTGATTGGTGGCATTCAATTAATTTCTTTCCTGCATTAAACAATATTTCACCGGAGACGTCGTTCAGCATAAGTGTTTGCTATAGTACATAACTAATGCAAATATTGTAAACGTAAAAAGCAACAATTATTTAAGTGTAAAATAAATCACTTTATTTGTAGTTAATAACTAATATTGCTAAACATTTGAACTAGCATATTTTCTCAAATAATTATACTCGCAACACATctcaaatgacattttattatATCTTAAAtaacaatacattttaatatagTCTATcttgcattcagttgtacaatgtCTAAAATTAAACACAAAAAAGGTGAGAAGGGAAAAGTGGGGGTGTAGAGATCTACAGTTATTTCATGGAGAGAAAAAGGAAAGGGAAATtcatttgtaatatttttttatttttattgccgACTCCACGCCTAACGCACAATTACAGAACATTTTTGTACAGAATGTCGCAGAGAAAACAGAATGGGAAAAATGCCACTACTGCTAAAGAAACAGTCTCTGTTTACAAGGAGAGGGGTACAGAACATTCTGCCATTCAGATGCTGCAAGTTCCttcttttttattattaaaggaCAGAAAAAAACCTGTTTGTTAcaaaatttttattttttttgtcactggaaTTTGTTTGCTACAGAAGAAATGAACATTTCTTTGTTCcatttgtgtgtctgtgcgtgcatgtgttttAAATGTTTACATTACTTTTAAATCAAGCAATCCTTCCCAAGTATGGATATGAGACCAGGTAACTGTTTATGTTATGGTGTTTGCTGCTCTCAAGTGCATAGCTTTGACATTTTAATTGAATTATTTATGCACAGATTAGCCAAAAACAATATAAATACCATTGTAATTATGATATATTTAACAGGTTATTTTCttaaaaagaaaaacatcaaaagGACTTAGTTCCATATGCACCTCTTTTTAAGCAAGTCTACAGCATGCGATCCTAAGAGTTAACCCACCCATGGCAGAcaactttttttatattttttttacttaaaaagtTTCAATATCATTATTTTCGAACATTGATTTATACAACATGTCGTTCAGAGTAATAACTGCATTTCCAAGCACAGAATGGGTTCCTCTCGAAACTCCGGAAAGAAACCGGGGTATAAGTGGAGGCTTCCCTATCCAACCAAATCACGTCACCGGTCCCAACCACAGTCAACAGAAAAGGGAAATAAAATAAAGTGAACCGATGGGATTCTTCATTTCATTATTCTACATTGTCACCAAACAAAAGGTGAagagaataaaaaaaaataaaaaaagttgatTTGTTTAAAATTAGCATTCATTATCACAAACAGCATGTGCTTGGTTAGTTAAACATTATTCTGCATATGCAAAGTAAAATTGTGCACAAACAAATTCTTGACTAGACAGAAACCCCCAAAAAACTGAGTAAAGCATCTTGGGACTAAATATTCAGAATGGCCAGACCCTGTCGGTGGCTCATGGCCCTGTTGAAGCTCAATTCTCTTGCCTTTTTTTCTGATGTGATAAAGCTGGATTAAAATGACATGATCATTTGTAATTTTTATTTCCAACCTACAAAACTTGATTCTAAAATATATCAAGACTAACAGAAAAAAACAAAGCTTTTGATCCTCAATTTACCAACAGGAGGCCACTGATCTAGTTctgggggaaaaaataaaaaaaaggaaaGTAACATGAccgaaaaataaaataaacatggcTGGCCAAAAATCTATCAAGAGTTCGATCATCGTTGTGTAAATGACCTTCACTCAAACCTGTGTATTGAAGATGGATGATATTTGCGTGGTGGTGAATGTATTTTCATTCAACACAATATCAGAAAATGGTCCCAGGAGGAATGCACAATTTCTTCCCCATTCCATTTCATACCACTGCAAATACTCATCTTTTTTAGGTGAGTGATAAACAATTGTGCTCTTTTAGAGGAGAGAATTTTTGCCCTTGGTTTTTTGGGGTGTTGGGAGTCAGTATAGTGATGTTTTGAGAAAATTGGATATGCAAAAAATTGAACATTTTTATGTTGGAATGGTCTTCCACAACTTGAGTCCGGACGCCATCTGAAAAAAGAAAGCAGGACAAAGAGAAACACAATTATTGTTATTTGCAACAAAAGGACTTCCTAAAAGTGTAGTCATTGAAGACAATTAACCTCTTAAAATTGAACCAAACAAAACTGGTCAACGGTGAGCTACAAACTGGATGGCCGCAAACCTACAAGCAAAGTTAAGACTGAGCTTGACTTGATTTTAGTGATCTTCCCATGTTCACCCCCAGATGGCAGCAGACATTCAAACTAGAGAATATATATATCCAGTGCTACACTAAATTACCAAAACTatctggacacctgcttgtcaaacaccttattccaaaatcatgggcattaatattgagttggtcccccctttgctgctataacaacctccactcttctgggaaggctttccactagatgttggaacattgctgcgggaacttgctttcattcagccacaagagcattagtgaggtcaggcaacaggcctggctcgcagtcaatgttctgtatggaccttgctttgtgcacgggggcattgtcatgttgcaacaaagttggaagcacagaatagtctaaaatgttattgtatgttgtagcgttaagatttccctccactggaactaaggggcccagccCAGACCATGAAAaaaagccccagaccattattcctcttctaCCAAACCATCCAGGTAGGTAGCGTtcacctggcatccgccaaacccagattcatccatcggactgccagatggtacgTTTCCAGTGCTcctgagtccaatggcggcaagctttacaccactccagccgacgcttggcattgctcattgtgatcttaggcttgaaaCCCATTCCAGATGAACCATGAAAACCATGAAAACCATGAAAACCCATTccagatgaacagttcttgtgctgacagtGCTTCCAGAGGCTGTTTGTAATGATCTTTTTATTAGAATGTTATTTTCTTTTAACAGGGGTTACATAGACAACCAAACTAAGCGTACCACATAGACTAAGTACAATCAAAAGGAATAAGGATACAGCAAAACATTATACCAAAAGCAGTAATAAAATGGAGAACAAAATGTTACTTCACAGTGATAACATGGGGCATTTATGGGAGGTTTTCTACAGGACAACAGTGGTGACTAGATTTCCCAAAATGTAACAGACTTCTGGTGTAAATCAAAGGTAAGTTTCTCTAGGGGTAGAATAGCAGAAGCTTGAGAAAGCCACATTCTCACAGATGGTACTTCAGGGGTGGACCATAATAACAATATACATTGTTTTGCTAAGTAAACAAGTGTATTGAACAGATGTTTAGAGTCAGGgtcaaacacaacattacaataAATTCAGCGAAAAAGCAAATTGTCTATCCAAGATGTTCTGGATGTGTAAATGAATATCATTCCAATAAGACAGGATTCTGCTACACTACCAAAAAACGTGCATGAAGGTGCCAGTATCCTGTTTACATTTGAAACATAAATGCGATGCATTGGAAAACATTATTTTAAGGCGGACAGGTGTAAAGTAGGTTCAATGAAAACATTTGAAATGTAGTTCGTGGGTGCATTTGGGGGAGACCCTTTCACAGATAGAAGCCCGTTCTTCCTCACCGAATGCATGTCCAATGTCTTTCTCCCAAACATGTCTCAAAGTGTCATAGGATGAGGCACTTCTGTTCAATAAAATAGAATGCAAGTCAGAGATTAAACCTCTCCGAACTTCAATCATTTGAAAATGTAGTTTAAAATCGACTTTCTTCTGACCCTCTATgaagtggggggggtgggggggtcagacTCGGTTTTTATCTGTTGGAATGATTTAAGAGTGTCCTGAGTAAATAAAGGCGTAAAGTCAGCAATACCCTTTGTCTTCCAGTCCAGAAGTTCAATACTCCTTTTGtgtgtaaaggggggggggggggggggtggattaaGGGCAAGCAGTGACCAGAGTGATATATGGTCTGGAATCTGCAAGTACCTCTCCTTACATCTTTCCAAGCTAAGAGTGTATCATGTGCTGTAAAATTGTCAGATGATGCCTGGAACTATTAATAAAATGCTAAGGAAGCTATTGCTCTTGGATGACATGCTATTGATTCCATTCTAACGTGAGTGGCGTCTGTCTAGGTACCAACTAATCATGTGCTTGATCTGAACAGACCAGTAATATAGTTGCAGATTTGGCAAAGAGACCCCTCTCTAAATCCTTAAGCTTAATTTACTTGGTAAATTAGGTTCTATGTTTCTTATTGTTCCAGATATATTTAGAGATATTTGATATTTGCAGGACTGAGATAGATGCCAAGGGATATTTTGGAATAGATAATTTAGCTGAGGAAGGATCTTCATCCTGACGACATTAATCATGCCAAAAAGAGTTTGGTAGAGGAGATCAGTTAACCAGGTCCTATTTAATCTTTGTGAGCAAAGGCATATCATTTGAAGTGAACAGGTCTTTAAGATTTGGAGTAACATATATGCCCAATACTCCAAGCCTGTTTCAGACAGCTGGAATGGCAATATCATATCTCAGTTGATTGTAGAGGGGATATTCAAAGGTATAGACATGGATTTATCCACGTTAATTTTGTACCCTGACAGGTTACCATACTAAGATATGATGTCCATTACTGCAGTGACATAGGTCTTTGGtttagacatgtataaaagcacaTCAGCAAATAATGACATTCTGTGCTCTTTGTCACCCACAGAGATGCCCCTTCCAGGGGCAGTTtgaaactcagtagtgagtgttgcaaccgaggactgacaatttttacacgctacgcgcttcagcactcggtggtcacgttctgtgagcttgtgtagctGAACCGTTGTTTCTCCTAGTCACTCTAGgagctgagctcttcagtaaggccattctactgccaatgtttgtctatggaaattgcaaggctgtgtgctcgattttatacacctctcAGCAACTGGGGtgaggctgaaatagccaaatctactTGTTTGAAGGTCTGTACACATAATTTTATAGTATAGTCTATTACACAACCTCAACACTCTATCCACTCAAATACAATTAGGCAAGGATGATGAGATCAATCTTTAGCCAAGTTACACGGGTACATGGTCCCCTCATGAGAAACCGATTTTATCCATCAACTGATACATGGCAGCTCAACCCAAATAGGACAACCCACTTTACGAAGTGGCACAGATACCATGCAACTACATGGGAGCTTTACTTGCTGTTATTTCATAATACACAGTAACTCAATTGAAACCATAGGCTATTTCCACTCAGTATAATTATAGTTTCATATAGCGCATCTGCACAGTGTTCAGCTGAGTAAACACATTTTGGTTACCAATGTAGCTGTAGAGGAACTATAGGGCATAATGAAACAATGAGGAAAAATACATTTCTTCACCCAGGACATAGAGCAAGTACAACTACATTCCTATTCAAGTCAATCACACATTCATGTCTTAATTTACAGGGTCTATGTTACTGTAAGGCATATTGAGATGTTTACATGAACATAAGTTATAGTCCACCTCCAGATATTTTGGAACTTTTCCAGTTGAAAAATTATATTCAGAGTAGAACCATAGTAATATACACATATTACACTTTAAGCTTCAATAGAGAAATTTGGATCAAAACAGGGCTTTTGACTCAAAACTGACATTCTACAACTTCAGAAAAGGTTAAGGTGAAGTGAATTAAATTGGGGttacattttctttatggggagagatgaggagaatgCCATAGCATGTCAGGCATACTTGGGGTGGGAGGGCGGCTGTGAAGTGTAGTTACCTTCAGAATCTAGTTCCAGATCTTGAGGAAGCTGTCCCAGGACCCTGTTGCCACGGCCATGCCGTCGTCGGTCACACCCAAGCAGCTGACACGGTTGTCATGTCCAGCCAGGACACCTAGGGACAGAGCAGGGTCAGACCATGAGATCATATCACAACACTCTCAGCCAACACCACACCATCTCCTCTGCTCACTTAGTTTGACCCTTAAAAGATAATTCCATGAACAACCTGGCTAGTCTATAATTCCGTGTATGAGTTCTATTGCATTGTATAAATGGAAGAATAAGTTATTAGCAAATGTTACTAGTACAAGTGCATGTCAGATCCAGCCCATCGCTTTCTCCTTGGATCCAGAACACAGTCAAAAGCACTAAACTATTCATGCCTCTGTGGGAGCTCGTCCACTGCTGGAGCAGGTGAAACAGCAGGGGCTGCATCCACAAACCCCGTTACTGTACAAACTAGCCTTCACTTGCACACTCCCTGTCATAGATTTAACAATGGTGAAAACTCCCTCCAGCCAATGCTTCCACCAGTCATATGCTTTTGAATCCACGAAGGGAAGTCTAAGTGCACAATTCTGGAAGAAGGTGGATAATCTGGAATTCCCTAGTTCAATCTGCTCTATACCCAGAATTGCTGTGTGTCTGCAGTATCCCTGCTGTACTTGAGGAACTAGTCTGGCTACAACACCGACCTGTGTGGCCCCAGACGGTACCTCCGATGTGCTCAACTAAAGTAACCCTGCTGTCATCTGATACCTACAGGACCCCAGTCATTCCTGTAATACGGAGATGCTCCAAATCAATATCTCTCAGGGACTCCACacattttgtcacatgcgccaaatacaacaggtgtagaccttactgtggaatgcttactaacaagcccttaaccaacaatgcagttaagaaaggGGGTAGCAGTACCAAGTCAAAATATCCCTGCTACAGTAGAACCACACCTAGTAGATCTAGTCCATTCCAACACCACACCCCTTTTCACCAGCACTGGCTGCACTAGCTACATTCCACCCTGTTCCACTACCTGGAGATGCTGATGACGTCAAATATAGGTGTACAACCGTCAGAATGTAGCTTGACCACTGCTCTGCCACTGTACCCCCGACTTTTGTCATCATGGCCGCCTCAAAGTAGGATGAAGTTGGCTCtagatctggagtcagtttagtGTTTACCCCCCTAACCATTAACGATGGGATTGGGGAGTACGGTGACCTGATTCTAGACCTCTGGTTAGGTTGCTTTATAACCCAGTCACGCTTGCCCGGCATTCACCTGCACGGTCGGCCTTGAGGCTGTCCCACACGTTGCAGTTGAAGTCATCGTAGCCGGCGAGCAACAGGCGGCCACTCTTGGAGAAAGCCACCGAGGTGATGCCGCAGATGATGTTGTCGTGGGAATAGACCATCAGCTCCTGGTCAGCGCGCAGGTCAAACAGCCTGCAGGTGGCGTCGTCCGATCCCGTGGCAAAGGCGTTGCCGTTGGGGAAGAactggagggagggaaagagggggggagagagtgagggttgGTCTGATAAATTCCTCAACGCTCTACATGCGGTGTGTTTGTATGAGCTAGTACATAATGGCTGCTAAAGCATCACCAAGGTGGGTGCTATACATTGGTAATGAGGATACCTTTCATAATGTAAAGCACTTGGTATTGACCAAGTGACCACACATACTAAAGTTGCCAATGGACAATAGATATGTCCACAATCACATATAACATAAATATAGACCACCCTTTAACAAGCTAGCGTAAACTCACCCCaatccgtacaaatgtgcgcaaccgcaacattcaaacgaggctgcaaagaaaactaatgggactgttgCGACTGTGTCGACTTCAAAATCCTGGGTgcgaactaggtttctattcaagcgttgatcgacatggtaatggctctatagtattggagaaaagtcgaaaaaaacggaccctccgttacatctagacgtgtcatgtcgtaacgtacagcactcataaagcaactatttctgtcttacaatctctctccaccaggtgtagcacttctctcatcctttaaaaacaagaaatggacagtgacggggtaaggggggatacctagtaattTTTTACATcttcattgcatgcgatcatcattctcaaagccacTGTTACCTTCTAAggtcactttagcaccgccctaaaaacccgattcaaattcaacacaaaccttcaaatatgTATGTGATGACACATTATAAActatttatagtgttttatttcaattttagaggcgataaggtgataagttggacagattgaGTGAAAAAAAGCTATTTTCCCACACAATATCTCTCCTTCACactcacgcattagtttcgcttccccacccgccatttgtAAAAAGACCcaacggggctcattgcctgcttaaattatgcagaaacgggcagtgtttaggtcatgtaatttattctgttggaaaggggagaaattgtgctttacaatggtattgacattacagttgatctggaagtattacgttttggggcgctaaaataagggcaattgtacggaacaaggcgatgtacgagtttatgTGAGTTTACGTTAGTGTGTATACAATGTCTGTTTTGAAGTCTCTGTACGTCTGAATGAAAAAGACAACCACAGGTGTGGGCAGCGCGCAGCGGAAACACTGGTGACAAAAGACACTGGCATCACAGGTGAGTTTGCGGCTGGCTCCGTTTTGAATGGAGGTGTAGCTAAGTAGGTTGAACGGCGGTCGGGTCGTGTGATTGACTTACGCAGATGGCATTAATGTCCGACTCGTGTCCGGTGAAGGTCTGTCGGCACATTCCTTCTCTGACGTCCCAGAGCTTTGCGGAGGCGTCACATGCCCCGGACACAAACAGCCGGGTGTCGGGCGCCAGCGACAGGCTCATGACGTCACCGGTGTGGCCGGCGAACGTGGTCGTCTGCTGGCCCGTCTCAATGTCCCAGAGAGCACTGGGGgacggagagtgggagggaggagaaaagagaaaaCATCTGAGGGGAGTTTGGAGTGAGTGCCTTCTGTCATACTCCTGGTTTGCATTCAGATATCTGCCTTTTCATGTATTCTCAAAATGTTATCAACACAACAGTGCAGAACTGGCATATCCACTCAGTGAACATGGGATGGGTATCCATCCACCCATTCTTCCTCAGGGTTGGGTTGCCTGTCGCACAGGCAGGCACAGTtccctcactcaccaggtggtgtCTCCAGAGCTGGTGACAATCTGGCTGTCATCCACGAAGCGACAGCAGGACAGGTAACCTGGATGCCACAGCAGAACAGAcagtaagtcagtcagtcagtcagcattgAGAAGTAGTCACAACACACAGGGGAAATGGTCTCAAGACAGAAGGAGAAACTAATTGAACTACATTACAGTTTGTACATTATAGGCCTGACCCTGAAGGGTACAAATAGTTTATAAGAAGTGAATGTGTACAACAGAACCAGCTCAATAACACTAATGTGCCTTTTCACAGCAACTAGACAGACACAGCTCCTGTCATGAGACTGAAATAAATGCCATTGAACATATCCAATGCTTCCAAGgtactggtaaaaaaaaaagtaaaaaaaatctaGTGCATTAACATGACCTCTTCTGCAAACTGAACGTTGACCATAGTCTATCCTGTGTTACAGGTGAGCTGTCCGTGTGTGTACACTGTGGTACATAGGGGTGACTACCGTACCTGTGTGTCCGGCCAGCTCACGGCTGACACGCACGTTGCCCTCGCGGGTCTTGAGGTTGTAGATGGAGCAGATGTTGTCTAGGCCTCCGCAAGCCACGTAGTTCCCAGAGGGGGCGTAGGCGCACGTCATCACCCAGGAGGAGCGCAGTGGGATGGCgtggacctgagagagacaggCGGGAACACTTTGTTTGATTCCAGCATGGACCACATATACTGGGAAGCCTATATCACATATACTGGACATCCTATGTCATTGTCATGAAACAAAAAATGGTGGAGAATCTTTTTGTTTAGTTGCCCTCATGTCTTTAggtaaaataataaaatgtgaaCAAAAATGCATTCAAGTGTGAGAGCTTCCTTTTGATTCTTAAAGATGTGGACAGGTCAACCTTACCTTGTTTGTGGTGTAGCTGTCCCAAATAATGAGTTTACCATCCTGGGAGGCACTGACTAAAAGCCTACGGGGCAAAAGGAGAGCAATGACTAAACCAGTGATATTAAAGGAAATCTTAAGAGCACTAGTATTATTAGGGCACATGATTGACTGATATGCACACACCACGAATCCAAAcaacacatgttaagtttggaACTGTTAATAATAACAAAAGACATCAAGCAGAACACAGGCACGCAGACAGATAACTGCTTCCCTATGAACATAGGGTGAAACCAGGTTTTGCATTTTAGGGGTGGTGTGGTTTCCAGGGGCCTTTATGGCTGGGGAGCATCTCACCACTATCTGGGCAAATCAAAACAGAGTCGCCACGGAAACCAGGCCCTTATGGCCAGAGATGGCTGGCTGGGGCACATTGGCTCCCTTCGGACCCACTCA
It encodes the following:
- the LOC129829951 gene encoding guanine nucleotide-binding protein G(I)/G(S)/G(T) subunit beta-1, translating into MSELDQLRQEAEQLKNQIRDARKACADATLSQITANIDPIGRIQMRTRRTLRGHLAKIYAMHWGTDSRLLVSASQDGKLIIWDSYTTNKVHAIPLRSSWVMTCAYAPSGNYVACGGLDNICSIYNLKTREGNVRVSRELAGHTGYLSCCRFVDDSQIVTSSGDTTCALWDIETGQQTTTFAGHTGDVMSLSLAPDTRLFVSGACDASAKLWDVREGMCRQTFTGHESDINAICFFPNGNAFATGSDDATCRLFDLRADQELMVYSHDNIICGITSVAFSKSGRLLLAGYDDFNCNVWDSLKADRAGVLAGHDNRVSCLGVTDDGMAVATGSWDSFLKIWN